Proteins encoded together in one Camelina sativa cultivar DH55 chromosome 9, Cs, whole genome shotgun sequence window:
- the LOC104712663 gene encoding leucine-rich repeat extensin-like protein 3 has product MTEKTHRVKALVVTIFTAMAFLTFPMIVNASDHSSTNRKLEEDPIKCTPCLQNIPPPSPPPPSPPPPSLACPPPPRPPSPPKKSYCPPPPSTYIYMTGPPGELYPVDQQFGAAAGKSFTVVKISGLIAFGVMSFLMRMN; this is encoded by the coding sequence ATGACGGAGAAAACTCACCGTGTAAAGGCTCTCGTGGTCACTATATTCACGGCGATGGCGTTTCTGACGTTTCCTATGATCGTAAACGCCTCAGATCATTCTTCAACCAATAGAAAACTCGAAGAGGATCCTATTAAATGCACACCTTGTCTCCAAAACATTCCTCCTCCCTCACCTCCACCACCATCGCCTCCACCGCCGTCCCTGGCCTGTCCTCCTCCGCCACGTCCACCTTCGCCGCCGAAGAAGTCTTACTGCCCGCCACCTCCGTCTACTTACATATACATGACGGGTCCACCCGGTGAGTTGTATCCCGTTGATCAGCAATTTGGAGCGGCTGCTGGTAAAAGCTTCACGGTGGTGAAGATCTCGGGACTGATCGCATTTGGAGTTATGAGTTTCTTGATGAGGATGAACTAA